From the Lepidochelys kempii isolate rLepKem1 chromosome 2, rLepKem1.hap2, whole genome shotgun sequence genome, one window contains:
- the CX3CR1 gene encoding CX3C chemokine receptor 1, giving the protein MTQEFPEVTTEFTYDEAAAVCDQVNIQEFGKVFLPALYAPVFVLGLVGNLLVVFAIVKGSREKSITDIFLLNLAISDLLFVISLPFWTFYVMRGWMLGNIPCKIISSLYYVGFFGGMFFITVISIDRYLAIVRAAFSLKARTVSHGSLTTLGVWMVAILVSVPQFVFTQETEEQCTARYPDDLKEIWPIFCNVVMNVLGFLIPACVISFCYFGIIRTLLSCKNHKKKRAIKLILVVVVVFFLFWTPYNVLIFLETLRHYKLVNQCHEFMDYAMHVTETLAFSHCCLNPLIYAFAGEKFRKYLCHLFLKCCSFMCPCGPCHQYQASSLTTTPESMLSGNQTQNTSDQDVSALL; this is encoded by the coding sequence ATGACCCAGGAATTTCCTGAGGTGACGACTGAATTTACCTATGATGAAGCAGCTGCTGTTTGTGACCAAGTAAACATCCAGGAGTTTGGGAAAGTATTTCTGCCAGCCTTATATGCCCCTGTGTTTGTTCTTGGCCTGGTGGGGAATCTCCTGGTGGTTTTTGCCATCGTGAAGGGCAGCCGAGAGAAGAGCATCACAGACATTTTTCTCTTGAACTTGGCTATCTCGGACCTGCTCTTCGTGATCTCGCTTCCTTTCTGGACTTTCTATGTGATGCGTGGATGGATGCTTGGGAACATTCCATGCAAAATCATCTCCTCGCTTTATTATGTGGGTTTCTTTGGCGGCATGTTTTTCATCACTGTCATAAGCATTGATAGATACCTGGCCATAGTTCGGGCAGCATTTTCTCTGAAAGCCAGAACAGTCAGCCATGGCTCTCTTACCACTCTTGGGGTGTGGATGGTGGCCATTTTAGTCTCAGTGCCACAATTTGTGTTCACCCAGGAGACAGAGGAACAATGCACCGCTAGGTACCCTGATGATCTTAAGGAAATCTGGCCTATTTTCTGCAATGTGGTAATGAATGTCTTAGGGTTCCTTATCCCAGCCTGTGTCATAAGCTTTTGCTATTTTGGGATCATCAGGACATTGCTCTCCtgcaaaaatcacaaaaaaaaaagagccatCAAACTAATTTTAGTGGTGGTGGTTGTGTTTTTCCTCTTTTGGACCCCATACAATGTACTGATTTTTCTGGAAACTTTAAGACACTATAAATTGGTTAACCAATGCCACGAATTTATGGACTATGCAATgcatgtgactgaaacactagcATTCAGTCACTGTTGTCTCAATCCACTTATCTatgcttttgctggggaaaaATTCAGGAAGTACCTTTGTCATTTGTTTCTAAAGTGTTGCTCATTCATGTGCCCCTGTGGGCCCTGCCACCAATACCAGGCTAGCTCTCTAACTACCACTCCAGAAAGCATGCTAAGCGGCAACCAGACCCAGAATACCAGTGACCAGGATGTCTCTGCCCTTCTGTGA